In Planctomycetota bacterium, the sequence CCACCACGCCCTTGGCGAGGCCGTGCAGGGTCACCGGCACCCGCACGGTCACCTTCTCGTTCATGTCGATGCGGGCGAGGTCCACGTGCAGGAGATGGTCGCCCATCGCGTCGTACTGGATTTCCTTGAGCAGCGCCGTTTCCGCGACGCCACCGACCTCCAGGTTGACCATGCGCATGCCCGTATGGAGCAGGTGCTCGATTTCCTTGAGGGGGGCGCTCAGATGCACCGTGTCGCGGCGACGGCCGTAGAGCACGAGGGGCACCTGCCCCTCGCGGCGCAGGCGCCGCACGGCGCGCGTTCCGAGGTTATCTCGCTTCGAGGCGTGCAGGGTCGTCGTTTGCATGCAGAACTCCCAGGCTCCGGCTAGTGGAACAGCGAACTGACGGATTCGTTGTAGTGGATGCGCTTGATGGCCTCGCCCAGCAGGCCCGCCACCGACACCACGGTCACCGGCAGGCACTTGGCGGCCTCCTGGAGCGGGATGGTGTCGGTGACGACGAGGCGG encodes:
- a CDS encoding 50S ribosomal protein L25 produces the protein MQTTTLHASKRDNLGTRAVRRLRREGQVPLVLYGRRRDTVHLSAPLKEIEHLLHTGMRMVNLEVGGVAETALLKEIQYDAMGDHLLHVDLARIDMNEKVTVRVPVTLHGLAKGVVAGGTLEHVVQDIEVNCLPGDIPERIRVEVANLDIGQILAVRDITPPAGVEFVLDPETPIAIVHAPAAEKEAAPAEAAEQPAEPEVIGRHAAEEGEGEESEE